From a region of the Nonlabens sp. Hel1_33_55 genome:
- a CDS encoding sulfatase translates to MSILLALITISCHYKQSDQIEVENSKPNVLLLYMDDLRPELGTYGAKQIISPNIDALAANGMQFNNAYCNVPVCGASRASMLTGMLPTRSRFLNYDTFVEQETPQAITLPQLFKNNGYKTISNGKIYHHLDDRESDWDEVYRPYAFDDNDINLLPTDYWQSLWKDYQKPDNVAEYNASNTGPAYESARVADSTYIDGLMTEKVIRDIKKLKTSNKPFFLTAGFISPHLPFNAPEKYWDLYDREEVKQPENYNYIPRDAPEMSISNWPEMRAYSNIPKQGQVSDSLATDLIHGYYATVSYTDALIGKILDELKASGLDQNTIVILVSDHGYNLQEHTQWAKFTNYKTSTKVPFIISYPGMENRGDQTNALTDLVDIYPTIAKLCNLEIPKDQLDGVSLLPVLKNPQLAGKPQVLIKKGNGYTMQTNRYSYTEFLKQDSDDTIATMLYDHQTDPEENVNVSGKSAFAKAEQKLKSTLHETYCENIK, encoded by the coding sequence GTGAGCATTTTATTAGCACTAATTACAATAAGCTGTCATTACAAACAGAGCGATCAAATTGAGGTAGAAAACTCTAAACCCAACGTCTTATTACTGTATATGGATGATCTGCGTCCTGAGTTGGGAACTTACGGTGCAAAACAAATCATCTCACCCAACATAGACGCGCTAGCTGCGAACGGTATGCAATTCAATAATGCCTATTGTAACGTTCCGGTCTGTGGAGCCTCTCGCGCCAGTATGCTCACTGGAATGTTGCCTACGAGAAGTAGATTTCTTAATTACGACACCTTTGTGGAACAGGAAACGCCACAGGCGATTACATTGCCGCAGCTGTTCAAAAACAATGGTTACAAGACTATTTCCAATGGTAAGATCTATCACCATCTGGACGATAGGGAAAGTGATTGGGATGAAGTTTATAGACCTTATGCATTTGATGACAATGATATAAATCTATTACCAACCGATTACTGGCAGTCTCTATGGAAGGATTATCAAAAACCTGATAATGTTGCGGAATATAATGCTTCTAACACCGGTCCAGCATATGAAAGTGCTCGCGTTGCAGACTCCACTTACATCGATGGACTGATGACTGAAAAGGTCATTAGAGATATTAAAAAGCTGAAAACTTCCAACAAACCATTCTTTCTTACTGCTGGTTTTATAAGTCCGCATTTGCCGTTTAACGCTCCAGAGAAATATTGGGATCTTTATGATCGTGAAGAAGTCAAACAGCCTGAGAACTACAATTACATTCCGCGGGATGCACCTGAAATGAGCATCAGCAACTGGCCAGAGATGCGTGCCTATTCCAACATCCCCAAACAGGGACAGGTAAGCGATAGTCTTGCCACTGACTTGATCCATGGCTACTATGCTACCGTGAGTTATACGGATGCGCTGATAGGGAAGATTCTGGACGAGCTCAAAGCCTCTGGACTGGATCAAAACACAATAGTAATTCTAGTTTCTGACCACGGTTATAATCTGCAGGAACATACACAGTGGGCAAAATTTACGAACTACAAGACTTCCACAAAAGTGCCGTTCATCATTAGCTATCCCGGTATGGAAAACCGTGGTGATCAAACAAATGCACTGACAGACCTAGTCGATATCTACCCGACAATAGCAAAATTGTGTAACTTGGAAATCCCTAAAGATCAACTAGACGGCGTGAGTCTATTGCCGGTCTTGAAAAACCCTCAATTGGCTGGCAAACCTCAGGTTTTGATCAAAAAAGGTAACGGTTATACCATGCAGACCAACAGATACAGCTACACAGAATTTCTGAAACAGGACAGCGATGACACGATTGCAACAATGCTTTATGACCATCAAACAGATCCTGAAGAGAACGTGAATGTGAGTGGAAAGTCCGCTTTCGCGAAAGCGGAACAAAAATTGAAAAGCACATTACATGAAACTTATTGTGAGAACATAAAATAA
- a CDS encoding T9SS type A sorting domain-containing protein: protein MRFFLFTLICFISSTLAAQDIFVATNGNDNTGDGRMNNPYRTINFAADQAFPGSTIQIRGGTYRNSQFNDGDIWEGDNVANLSLNGTANEYITIQPYNDEDVVIEFDATYGFILRNSSYVRVKGLTFKGISDQITLTEAENAWGLYKDASGTLHDLQQEMGIDISDPTLIGTQRDKPATPNADKPSYYNGRALVANSSHHIEFIDNIVRDVPSAAIRAQQSDYILISGNKVYGNTFYTTQGVGAITVAEATVPNGDASNEIKIIIEKNEVYGNENRLISWNPNKSFVKFEIDEGTGIFLTRNNDTYANGRMLIANNLSYQNGASGIVCHFTDNAIIAHNTVYDNATTNTGDAGGIGVNNSDTVTIINNITWSKSDKWALGILANPVTNLTVSNNIIFNDQGQENASRNISNGWVEENPLFMEASNFDFELESDSPAVDAGSDQPAQTEDFNGNPRNDGFPDIGAFEKSATAGIDGVYSNIIQPYPNPFKEKFNVRIPNSNQKIKLYNQAGQEIEIKTNALQNSTVEIKTSSLPIGIYFLQMGSEMTKMIKI, encoded by the coding sequence ATGAGATTTTTCCTTTTCACTCTTATTTGTTTCATTTCATCAACGCTTGCTGCTCAAGATATTTTTGTCGCCACAAATGGTAATGATAACACTGGCGATGGCAGAATGAATAATCCATACAGAACCATCAATTTTGCAGCAGATCAGGCCTTTCCAGGTTCGACGATTCAAATACGTGGCGGAACATATAGAAACTCACAATTCAACGACGGCGACATTTGGGAAGGAGACAACGTTGCTAATTTGAGCCTCAATGGAACTGCGAACGAGTACATCACCATCCAACCTTACAATGATGAAGATGTTGTTATTGAATTTGATGCTACCTATGGATTTATTCTAAGAAATTCCTCGTATGTTAGAGTAAAAGGTTTGACTTTCAAGGGGATTAGTGATCAAATAACACTGACCGAGGCAGAAAATGCTTGGGGACTTTACAAAGATGCCAGCGGTACCCTTCACGATTTGCAGCAAGAAATGGGTATCGATATTTCTGATCCTACTTTGATTGGAACCCAGCGGGATAAACCTGCTACACCCAATGCGGACAAACCTAGTTATTACAACGGTCGTGCACTGGTAGCTAATAGTTCACACCACATTGAATTCATTGATAATATTGTTAGAGATGTACCATCAGCAGCCATACGTGCGCAGCAAAGCGATTATATATTGATATCTGGGAACAAAGTTTATGGTAACACGTTTTATACGACCCAAGGAGTCGGTGCTATTACAGTTGCAGAAGCTACGGTACCTAATGGCGATGCTTCTAACGAGATCAAAATCATCATTGAGAAAAATGAAGTGTACGGTAATGAGAATCGACTGATTTCCTGGAATCCCAACAAGTCATTTGTCAAGTTTGAAATAGATGAAGGTACCGGTATTTTCCTTACGCGAAACAACGATACCTATGCAAATGGTCGAATGCTAATCGCGAACAATCTATCTTACCAGAACGGCGCAAGCGGTATAGTGTGCCACTTTACTGATAACGCAATTATTGCTCATAATACGGTTTACGATAATGCTACAACCAATACAGGTGATGCTGGCGGGATAGGAGTGAATAATTCTGACACTGTTACCATCATCAACAATATTACCTGGTCCAAATCAGATAAATGGGCGTTGGGAATATTGGCAAACCCAGTAACTAACCTAACCGTGTCCAACAATATAATTTTCAACGATCAAGGCCAAGAAAATGCGAGTAGAAATATTTCCAATGGCTGGGTGGAAGAGAACCCGTTATTTATGGAAGCATCCAATTTTGATTTTGAGCTCGAGTCTGATTCACCTGCGGTTGATGCCGGATCAGATCAGCCCGCCCAAACAGAAGACTTTAACGGTAATCCACGCAATGATGGATTTCCCGACATAGGTGCTTTTGAAAAAAGTGCAACCGCTGGTATCGATGGTGTTTATTCAAATATCATTCAACCGTATCCTAATCCGTTCAAGGAAAAATTCAACGTGAGAATACCAAATTCCAACCAAAAAATTAAGCTTTACAATCAAGCAGGTCAAGAAATTGAAATAAAGACTAACGCTCTTCAAAATTCTACTGTAGAAATCAAAACATCGTCCCTTCCAATTGGCATTTACTTTTTACAAATGGGTAGTGAAATGACAAAAATGATCAAAATTTGA
- a CDS encoding sulfatase-like hydrolase/transferase, translating to MKPFYYFLLAVLVGSNAATAQNTDSTKPNILLLFVDDLRNSLGAYGDEQAITPNMDALAEKGVTFRNHMVQYAVCGPSRAAIVTGLMPEETGVIGFKPIRKKLPNVTFLPEYFRNNGYTTAGAGKIHDPRTVGDGERGDGDDVKSWSISYEAPKGAYNNRKNALDFQEKPDEDYVDGIIRMQGIDLMKQVAQKDEPFFLAIGFKKPHEPFVAPKKYWDMYEDTEFEPAANQNAPIGRDDLKTHILNGKDVKAQINPETGLINEDFQRELKRGYYACTTFVDAQIGMVMEELEKQGVADNTIVVLWGDHGLFLGEHGRWNKHSNLEVASASPLIIVDPRNEDAQGESFSAVSSVDLYPTLCELAGLPVPEQPKNKNSTDGRSIKGRSLVPILNDTDAEVKIGAITVYRGQRGLGYGYRMKGNLRYIEWVKNGQDNFYELYDYERDPNETRNLAVVEREIYEPLLHKFSRNIRAMGEGDGCLALLKTEPYEMSRKNKDKTLVRDADGDGIPDDQEGAGDADGDGIPNYLDKD from the coding sequence ATGAAACCCTTTTACTATTTTCTTTTGGCAGTGTTGGTTGGTTCCAATGCAGCCACTGCTCAGAATACAGATTCCACAAAGCCTAATATACTATTGCTTTTTGTAGATGATTTAAGGAATAGCCTAGGTGCCTACGGCGACGAGCAGGCCATTACACCTAATATGGATGCGCTGGCAGAAAAAGGCGTGACCTTTAGAAATCATATGGTGCAGTATGCAGTTTGTGGACCTTCCAGAGCCGCTATTGTCACGGGATTGATGCCAGAGGAAACAGGCGTGATAGGGTTCAAGCCCATCAGGAAAAAGCTGCCTAACGTGACTTTCCTGCCAGAATACTTTAGAAACAATGGATACACAACGGCTGGAGCAGGAAAAATTCACGATCCACGCACGGTAGGAGATGGTGAGCGTGGCGATGGTGATGACGTCAAGTCATGGAGCATCTCATATGAGGCGCCTAAAGGTGCTTACAACAACAGAAAGAATGCCCTCGATTTTCAAGAGAAACCGGACGAGGATTACGTGGACGGAATCATCAGAATGCAGGGAATTGATTTGATGAAGCAAGTAGCCCAGAAGGACGAGCCCTTTTTTCTAGCTATAGGTTTCAAGAAACCTCACGAACCTTTTGTAGCGCCCAAAAAATATTGGGATATGTACGAGGACACAGAATTTGAGCCCGCTGCTAATCAAAATGCACCCATAGGACGTGATGACCTCAAAACCCATATCCTGAATGGAAAGGACGTTAAGGCTCAGATCAATCCAGAAACAGGATTGATCAATGAGGATTTCCAGCGAGAGCTCAAACGAGGCTACTATGCCTGTACCACCTTTGTCGATGCGCAGATAGGCATGGTCATGGAGGAACTGGAAAAGCAAGGTGTGGCTGACAACACGATTGTTGTTTTATGGGGCGATCACGGTTTGTTCCTGGGTGAGCACGGCCGCTGGAACAAGCATTCCAACCTGGAAGTAGCATCTGCATCGCCATTGATCATCGTTGATCCCAGAAATGAAGATGCTCAAGGTGAGAGTTTTTCCGCAGTTTCATCCGTAGATCTTTATCCTACTTTGTGTGAATTGGCTGGATTGCCCGTTCCAGAACAACCTAAAAATAAAAACAGTACAGATGGTAGGTCCATCAAAGGTCGTAGTCTGGTGCCTATTCTCAATGATACAGATGCAGAGGTAAAAATAGGAGCCATTACTGTTTATCGCGGCCAGCGCGGCTTGGGGTACGGATACCGTATGAAGGGCAACCTGCGCTATATCGAATGGGTCAAGAATGGTCAGGATAATTTTTATGAACTCTACGATTATGAGCGCGATCCCAACGAGACCAGAAACCTAGCGGTTGTAGAGCGAGAGATCTATGAGCCGTTGCTACATAAATTTTCCAGAAATATCAGAGCGATGGGTGAAGGCGATGGATGTCTGGCGCTGCTCAAAACTGAACCTTATGAAATGTCGCGTAAAAACAAGGATAAGACCTTAGTTAGGGATGCAGATGGTGATGGCATTCCAGATGACCAGGAAGGTGCAGGCGATGCAGATGGAGATGGTATTCC